In a single window of the Octopus sinensis linkage group LG1, ASM634580v1, whole genome shotgun sequence genome:
- the LOC115226826 gene encoding uncharacterized protein K02A2.6-like gives MPEKPWSRMHVDHAINFLERNWLVVADAYTKYPCIHTTTSVSSKTTMDLIEEDFAQFGYPYTIMSDNATCFTSEEFQNYCKERSIIHLTRASYHPSTNGAAEHLIQTFQQALRKCSKIPKEALLAFSMQFRRTPTTSGYSPSELLKSCQLCTKIDILLPSPVHLAQSKLKRTTERDVLKTSNQFQVGDPCYALYFGPKKNQDLRWVPAIAVKKQGTRTFHVQVMPRGPIWRLHLEQLQLRYSSEDDQEPGDEEEPVSSSLAPSNNNSIPEYSCQYPRSTR, from the coding sequence ATGCCCGAAAAGCCTTGGTCTCGTATGCATGTAGATCATGCCATCAACTTTCTAGAGCGTAATTGGTTAGTAGTCGCTGATGCATACACTAAATACCCATGTATCCATACCACTACTTCAGTTTCCAGTAAGACTACAATGGATTTGATAGAGGAAGATTTTGCACAATTTGGATATCCATATACCATCATGTCTGACAATGCCACCTGCTTTACTTCTGAAGAATTTCAAAACTACTGTAAGGAGAGAAGTATTATTCATCTAACAAGAGCTTCCTATCATCCTTCAACGAATGGAGCTGCTGAGCACTTGATTCAGACTTTCCAGCAAGCATTACGAAAGTGTTCCAAAATACCTAAAGAAGCTTTGCTGGCATTCTCGATGCAATTCAGGAGAACACCTACCACTAGTGGCTACTCACCAAGTGAATTACTCAAGAGTTGTCAATTATGCACCAAGATTGACATCTTGCTTCCATCTCCAGTTCATTTGGCCCAATCCAAATTGAAAAGGACTACCGAGAGAGATGTACTTAAAACTTCCAATCAATTTCAAGTTGGTGATCCATGCTATGCTCTGTATTTTGGACCAAAGAAAAACCAAGATCTACGTTGGGTTCCAGCTATAGCTGTGAAGAAACAAGGAACACGAACGTTTCATGTTCAAGTTATGCCTAGAGGTCCCATTTGGAGACTTCATCTAGAACAATTGCAACTTCGATATTCTTCGGAAGATGACCAAGAGCCGGGAGATGAAGAAGAACCTGTTAGCTCATCGTTAGCTCCGAGCAACAATAACTCAATTCCAGAATACAGTTGTCAATATCCAAGATCAACGAGATGA